The following are from one region of the Verrucomicrobiales bacterium genome:
- a CDS encoding PAS domain S-box protein, translating into MSLPDQSEQMFRLLFERSGDAIFLYDPRQKVFTDCNQAAVELMRSPDKQRLLMTHPAELSAPTQPDGKDAWGKAAAMHHEVLRRGNHSFEWMARRMDGSPILLDVMLTAIQTGEKPLVATVCRDISDRLRNLEILRQRVLYRISESAHLAKEPEDLYPRIHEAVAELMPARNFYLLLPEPGSQKHAFAYHVDEMDARPAPYVVDRGMNGYVLRTGLPLLARRSEMEKKRPPGVTEDQSTWYLAFGHVAAVWLGIPLTIGNKTIGVMAIQDYQDEHAYGEEEKRLLTFVAEQITQAIERKRTQQALRDSELKHRTLFELSSQGVMLQDDKAFFDVNPAAVRMLGYTSEKELIGHHPAEFAPPLQPDGQTSSAAAERHIGDCLRQGSTRFEWLTIGANGRRIMLDVLLTAMDLGGRKMIQAMVNDITERKRREQIERTIYRISEAVNTVDDLESLYVEIHAAVARMIGARNFYIALHEPETGLHHFVYHRDEKDPPPPPRHLGRGLTGYVFRTGKPLLVTREQMLNPPKPSEWQVEHGSVSAVWLGVPLVIRGQTIGVMVVQDFHNPDAYGEEQQRLLTFVAEQTALAIERKRSESRLRESAARLSESQARFSTAFRTSPALMAILDLTNGQFVEANDAFVHWLGVSHPMIVGRTSLDLGLWPNPAEREQVWSELRSKRSLRDREIQLCNRHGSCCTMLLSMDIIQVQEKEHILVVLLDITQRKQAEEELRRMLAREQELGLLRSNFVSMVSHEFRTPLGVIQSSAEILSDYFPRLSPEQRQEHLCSIVKSTGRMAGMMEEVLLIGQLDSGRLEFKPGALDLGAFVRHLVDELHSATHRRCPIEPTLHQIPPSVEADESLLRHILTNLITNAVKYSRGGEPVLLELRCDADELTIRVKDHGIGIPEPDLEWIFQAFHRGQNVGDRPGTGLGLVIVKRAVDLHRGTIHIQSAVGEGTNVTVTLPISTSAISQTD; encoded by the coding sequence GTGAGCCTTCCGGATCAGAGTGAACAGATGTTCCGGCTCCTGTTTGAACGCAGCGGCGACGCGATCTTCCTGTACGATCCGCGGCAGAAGGTGTTCACCGATTGCAACCAGGCTGCGGTCGAGCTGATGCGCAGCCCGGACAAGCAACGGCTTTTGATGACCCACCCGGCCGAACTGTCCGCGCCCACCCAACCGGATGGGAAGGATGCCTGGGGGAAAGCCGCCGCGATGCATCACGAGGTCCTGCGGCGAGGCAACCATTCGTTTGAATGGATGGCACGCCGCATGGACGGAAGCCCCATTCTGCTCGACGTCATGCTGACGGCGATCCAAACCGGCGAAAAGCCCTTGGTGGCCACCGTCTGCCGGGACATCTCGGACCGGCTGCGCAATCTGGAGATTCTTCGCCAGCGGGTGCTGTACCGGATCTCCGAGTCTGCTCACCTGGCCAAGGAACCCGAGGATCTCTACCCCCGAATCCATGAGGCCGTGGCGGAACTTATGCCGGCGCGCAACTTCTACCTTTTGCTCCCGGAGCCCGGCAGCCAAAAGCACGCCTTCGCCTACCACGTCGACGAGATGGATGCGCGTCCTGCGCCGTATGTGGTGGACCGTGGCATGAACGGTTATGTGCTGCGCACCGGCCTGCCACTTCTGGCGCGGCGCAGCGAGATGGAAAAGAAGCGGCCACCGGGTGTCACCGAGGATCAATCAACGTGGTATCTGGCCTTCGGCCACGTGGCGGCTGTGTGGCTGGGAATCCCTCTCACCATCGGGAACAAGACGATCGGAGTCATGGCCATTCAGGATTACCAGGATGAGCACGCCTATGGTGAGGAAGAGAAGCGCCTCCTGACGTTCGTGGCCGAACAGATCACCCAGGCGATCGAGCGCAAGAGAACGCAACAGGCCCTGCGGGACTCGGAGCTGAAACATCGGACGCTTTTCGAACTTTCCAGCCAAGGGGTCATGCTCCAGGACGACAAGGCGTTCTTCGATGTGAACCCCGCTGCCGTCCGCATGCTGGGGTACACCAGCGAGAAGGAGCTCATCGGACACCATCCGGCGGAGTTCGCTCCCCCGCTGCAGCCGGATGGCCAAACTTCCTCGGCCGCGGCCGAGCGGCACATCGGGGATTGCCTCCGACAGGGAAGCACCCGCTTCGAGTGGCTTACCATCGGGGCGAACGGGCGCCGCATCATGCTGGACGTGCTCCTCACCGCCATGGATCTCGGTGGTCGGAAGATGATCCAGGCGATGGTGAACGACATCACCGAGCGCAAGCGTCGGGAGCAGATTGAACGCACCATCTACCGGATCTCAGAGGCCGTGAACACGGTGGACGATCTGGAGAGCCTGTACGTGGAGATCCATGCTGCGGTCGCCCGGATGATTGGAGCGCGCAACTTCTACATCGCCTTGCACGAGCCGGAAACGGGTCTGCACCACTTCGTTTACCATCGCGATGAGAAAGACCCCCCTCCCCCGCCTCGCCATCTTGGCCGGGGCCTGACCGGGTATGTCTTTCGGACCGGAAAACCTCTGCTGGTCACACGCGAGCAAATGTTGAACCCGCCCAAGCCCAGCGAGTGGCAGGTGGAACACGGAAGTGTGTCGGCTGTCTGGCTCGGGGTCCCGTTGGTAATCCGGGGCCAAACCATCGGAGTCATGGTGGTTCAGGACTTTCACAATCCCGACGCCTACGGAGAGGAGCAACAGCGGCTGCTGACCTTCGTTGCCGAACAAACCGCCCTGGCGATCGAGCGAAAACGTTCAGAAAGCCGCCTGCGGGAAAGCGCGGCGCGGTTGAGCGAGAGTCAGGCGCGCTTCAGCACGGCCTTCCGAACCAGCCCTGCCCTGATGGCCATTCTCGACCTGACCAACGGCCAGTTTGTGGAAGCCAACGATGCCTTTGTCCACTGGTTAGGGGTGAGCCATCCAATGATTGTCGGGCGCACCTCACTGGATCTCGGGCTCTGGCCCAATCCGGCGGAGCGGGAGCAGGTCTGGTCGGAACTAAGGTCCAAGCGATCTCTCCGCGACCGGGAAATACAGCTCTGCAATCGACACGGTTCCTGCTGCACGATGCTCCTCTCCATGGACATCATCCAGGTCCAGGAAAAGGAGCATATCCTGGTGGTGCTACTCGACATTACCCAACGGAAGCAGGCCGAGGAAGAACTGCGCCGGATGCTCGCCCGCGAGCAGGAGCTAGGACTGCTGAGAAGCAATTTCGTGTCGATGGTGTCCCACGAATTCCGAACGCCCCTGGGGGTCATTCAGTCTTCAGCCGAAATCCTGTCTGACTATTTCCCCCGCCTCTCGCCGGAACAGCGGCAGGAGCATCTCTGTTCGATTGTCAAAAGCACCGGCCGGATGGCCGGAATGATGGAGGAGGTTTTGCTGATCGGCCAACTCGACTCCGGGCGCTTGGAGTTCAAACCCGGAGCCTTGGACCTAGGCGCTTTTGTGAGGCACCTGGTGGATGAACTGCACTCCGCCACTCACCGTCGCTGCCCCATCGAGCCTACTCTGCATCAGATCCCGCCGAGCGTCGAGGCGGACGAGAGCCTGCTGCGACACATCCTCACCAATCTGATCACCAATGCCGTCAAATACTCACGCGGCGGAGAGCCGGTGCTGCTGGAACTGCGATGCGATGCCGACGAACTCACGATCCGGGTCAAGGATCACGGCATAGGTATTCCTGAACCCGACCTGGAATGGATCTTCCAAGCCTTCCACCGAGGGCAGAACGTTGGGGACCGACCGGGAACAGGATTGGGACTGGTCATCGTCAAACGTGCCGTAGATCTGCATCGGGGGACGATTCACATTCAGAGCGCCGTCGGAGAAGGAACCAATGTCACGGTGACCCTTCCGATTTCAACGTCTGCAATCAGCCAAACTGACTAA